One window of Cohnella hashimotonis genomic DNA carries:
- a CDS encoding DeoR/GlpR family DNA-binding transcription regulator → MNPLRRHEMIMEMLLAANEVTVAELSERLEVTGKTIREDLAKLEEKGLLQRMHGGAMLAQADQLGILSLKNPVARHAAEKAEVAKLAVSLIEPGDIVALDGGTTMQEMARQLPNQPMTVVTNDIIIISELVRKEAIRLVVPGGYRVRNMLVGADAVAYVRKLNIRKAFLAATGVQPDSGFTIYTGEFSEMKRALIETAQQSFVTADHHKFGQGALFTFAQLTEVEAIVTDAGLSPEVASQYRQAGVRLLINQEKE, encoded by the coding sequence ATGAACCCTCTGCGCAGACACGAGATGATCATGGAGATGCTGCTGGCCGCGAACGAGGTGACGGTGGCCGAGCTCAGCGAACGGCTTGAGGTGACGGGGAAAACGATCCGCGAGGATCTGGCCAAGCTCGAGGAAAAGGGGCTGCTGCAGCGCATGCACGGCGGTGCGATGCTCGCGCAGGCGGACCAGCTCGGCATCCTGTCGCTCAAAAATCCGGTCGCGCGACATGCGGCCGAAAAGGCGGAGGTCGCGAAGCTGGCGGTATCCCTGATCGAGCCCGGCGATATCGTCGCGCTCGATGGCGGCACGACGATGCAGGAGATGGCCCGGCAGCTGCCGAACCAGCCGATGACCGTCGTGACCAACGACATCATTATCATCAGCGAACTCGTCCGCAAGGAGGCCATTCGTCTCGTCGTGCCCGGCGGCTATCGCGTTCGCAATATGCTGGTTGGGGCCGATGCGGTCGCTTACGTGCGGAAGCTCAATATCCGCAAGGCGTTTCTCGCGGCGACGGGGGTTCAGCCGGACTCCGGCTTCACCATCTATACGGGGGAGTTCAGCGAGATGAAGCGCGCGCTCATCGAGACGGCCCAGCAGTCCTTCGTGACGGCGGACCATCACAAGTTCGGGCAGGGCGCGCTATTCACCTTTGCGCAGTTGACCGAGGTCGAGGCGATCGTTACCGACGCCGGGCTCTCGCCGGAAGTGGCTTCCCAATACAGGCAAGCCGGCGTCAGATTACTCATCAACCAAGAGAAGGAATGA
- a CDS encoding spore germination protein, which yields MNLPEQQWDTRTAVLDSCKRSVDFVTTPLTTGKISFSFSYYKTLIDEDALGHLLHALQGSTQAKESADLKALLAHVPMDGVETDPDPERVRKLIFKGYLLAYPGNAPEQSCALISLPAKKGLRASNETDMEFSVVGPKIGFIEDLDTNIHLLRAQLNTPDLLLKEIVVGSVSRSRVAMLYIDGIANDENVAKMEKRLSDIDFDVVFDTSQLDQIIADNSRTPFPLFTTTERRDRVVYALITGQVAVISEGSPYFITGPSTLFDFFLSPEDYFLPWVLGSFFRVIRIFGVIFSLFASSFYVALMTYHYEVIPKELLGRLIYSRENVPFAPFLEVLFLEITVEFLREAGARLPSRIGQSLGIVGGVILGQAAVEASLTSNILIIIVSLSALTSFVTPIYKMSNAIRFLRFPIILLAAAWGSMGIAMGVCFLLVHLSKLRSLGYPYTVPFFPVRAKDLKDSLVRSSYSVTGSRPSYLKPSKTVRYKPTPEKRSNDFDEE from the coding sequence ATGAATTTGCCGGAACAACAATGGGACACCAGGACGGCCGTCCTGGACAGCTGCAAGCGCTCCGTCGATTTCGTGACGACGCCCTTAACGACCGGGAAAATCAGCTTCAGCTTCTCTTATTATAAAACGCTGATCGACGAGGATGCGCTCGGCCATCTTCTGCATGCGCTGCAAGGCTCGACGCAGGCCAAGGAGAGCGCGGACCTGAAGGCGCTGCTCGCGCATGTCCCGATGGACGGCGTCGAGACCGATCCCGACCCGGAGCGCGTACGCAAGCTTATTTTCAAAGGCTACCTGCTCGCTTATCCCGGCAATGCCCCCGAGCAATCTTGCGCCCTCATCTCGCTGCCGGCCAAGAAGGGGCTGCGGGCGAGCAACGAGACGGACATGGAGTTCAGCGTCGTCGGCCCGAAGATCGGCTTTATCGAGGACCTCGATACGAACATCCATCTACTGCGCGCGCAGTTGAATACGCCCGATCTGCTGCTCAAAGAGATCGTCGTCGGCTCCGTCTCCCGTTCGAGAGTCGCCATGCTATATATCGACGGCATCGCGAACGACGAGAATGTCGCGAAGATGGAGAAGCGTCTTAGCGACATCGACTTCGACGTCGTATTCGACACCTCGCAGCTAGACCAGATCATCGCGGACAATTCAAGGACGCCGTTCCCGCTGTTCACGACGACGGAACGCCGGGACCGGGTCGTCTACGCGCTGATTACGGGACAGGTGGCCGTGATCAGCGAAGGCTCCCCGTACTTCATCACCGGTCCGTCCACGCTGTTCGATTTTTTTCTTTCGCCGGAAGATTACTTTTTGCCGTGGGTTTTAGGTTCCTTTTTCCGGGTGATTCGCATCTTCGGCGTCATTTTTTCGTTATTCGCTTCTTCCTTTTACGTGGCGCTGATGACGTACCATTACGAGGTCATCCCGAAGGAGCTGCTCGGCCGGTTGATCTATTCCCGGGAAAACGTGCCGTTCGCGCCGTTTCTCGAGGTGCTCTTTCTGGAGATCACCGTCGAATTCCTGCGAGAAGCCGGCGCGCGCCTGCCGAGCCGCATCGGGCAGTCGCTCGGCATCGTCGGCGGCGTCATTCTGGGCCAGGCGGCGGTCGAGGCATCGCTGACCAGCAACATTCTGATCATCATCGTGTCGCTGTCCGCGCTCACCTCTTTTGTCACGCCGATCTACAAAATGTCCAACGCTATCCGCTTTTTGCGTTTTCCCATCATCCTGCTCGCCGCTGCGTGGGGCAGTATGGGCATCGCCATGGGCGTCTGCTTTCTGCTCGTGCATCTATCCAAGCTTCGATCGCTCGGGTATCCGTATACCGTCCCCTTCTTCCCGGTACGGGCGAAGGACTTGAAGGATAGTCTGGTGCGTTCCTCTTATTCCGTTACCGGCTCGCGGCCGAGTTACTTGAAGCCGAGTAAGACGGTTCGGTACAAGCCGACCCCCGAGAAGCGAAGCAACGATTTTGACGAGGAGTGA
- a CDS encoding bifunctional 4-hydroxy-2-oxoglutarate aldolase/2-dehydro-3-deoxy-phosphogluconate aldolase: MTTGREQSELMKSLAASKIVAIIRGIPEDKGDATAEALAEGGVVFLEVTLNTDGALGMISRFRERYEGRMRIGAGTVLDLGQAKEAAAAGAEYIISPNLDLEVVRFGVEQGIEVWPGTMTPTEIVAAYKAGASAVKVFPLGSLGVGYLKEIRAPLNHIPMVATGGVNLQNIRSVLDAGAVAVGLGGNLVDKKLVADGDFKALAKLARAYADEVAKA; encoded by the coding sequence ATGACGACGGGCAGAGAGCAGAGCGAGCTGATGAAGTCGCTGGCGGCGAGCAAGATCGTCGCCATTATCCGGGGCATCCCGGAGGACAAGGGAGACGCGACCGCGGAGGCGCTGGCCGAGGGCGGCGTCGTCTTCCTCGAAGTGACGCTGAACACCGACGGCGCGCTCGGCATGATCTCGCGGTTCCGCGAGCGTTATGAGGGCCGCATGCGGATCGGCGCGGGCACGGTGCTCGATCTGGGGCAAGCCAAGGAAGCGGCGGCGGCGGGGGCGGAGTACATCATCTCGCCGAACCTCGATCTTGAGGTCGTCCGCTTCGGCGTCGAGCAGGGCATCGAAGTATGGCCGGGCACGATGACGCCGACCGAGATCGTGGCGGCTTACAAGGCCGGCGCATCGGCCGTCAAAGTATTCCCGCTCGGCAGTCTCGGCGTCGGTTACCTCAAGGAGATCCGCGCGCCGCTGAACCACATCCCAATGGTAGCCACAGGCGGCGTGAACCTGCAGAACATCCGGTCCGTGCTGGACGCCGGCGCGGTAGCCGTCGGCCTGGGCGGCAACCTGGTGGACAAAAAGCTCGTCGCGGACGGCGACTTCAAGGCGCTGGCGAAGCTGGCGCGGGCTTATGCGGATGAGGTTGCGAAGGCATAA
- a CDS encoding Ger(x)C family spore germination protein, whose product MRGARKTVRRFGFAALLTVTLALNGCGSSQIVDRISLVQTAGYDRQDGKIVTSMLIGEYTDQDKTKVKLLETTSYNSFDMVPLLNRQTNKPIEYGQMKLMLFGKAYAEHGIAHVLKMLSRDVKVQNRCLLAVADTTARETMAATTDSDDTLFLTSMIEQNSRTAELPGRNLQEVMYSYYGEGRDFYLPYITMDSRRRPQAGGIALFKEDRVVAVAKGAEMLYLKLLSEKTRAGMLLVTLGEKGGSHQFLLLRILNSRPSWRLRTDGPAPSFKIALHMTVGIKSISESVKIEDVSQAAEMERTIERFIESGLSDFIAKCQQLRIDPAGFGDYARTHRRHWDGEAFYAAYPKMKTEVRVSAKLVQSGTID is encoded by the coding sequence ATGCGCGGCGCACGGAAAACGGTCAGACGGTTCGGGTTCGCCGCGCTCTTGACGGTGACGCTCGCCCTGAACGGCTGCGGCAGCTCGCAGATCGTGGACCGGATCTCGCTCGTCCAGACGGCGGGCTACGACAGGCAGGACGGAAAGATCGTGACGAGCATGCTGATCGGCGAGTATACCGATCAGGACAAGACCAAGGTCAAGCTGCTCGAGACGACGTCGTACAACAGCTTCGATATGGTGCCGCTGCTGAACCGGCAGACCAACAAGCCGATCGAATACGGACAGATGAAGCTCATGCTGTTCGGCAAAGCGTACGCCGAGCATGGCATCGCGCATGTGCTGAAGATGCTGTCCCGAGACGTGAAGGTTCAGAACCGCTGTCTGCTAGCCGTCGCGGATACGACAGCGAGAGAGACGATGGCGGCGACCACCGATTCCGACGATACGCTGTTTCTCACCAGCATGATCGAGCAGAATTCGAGAACGGCCGAGCTGCCGGGCAGAAACCTGCAGGAGGTGATGTACAGCTACTACGGCGAAGGCCGCGATTTTTACTTGCCCTATATCACGATGGACAGCCGCCGTCGGCCGCAGGCGGGAGGCATCGCCCTGTTCAAGGAAGATCGGGTCGTTGCCGTAGCAAAAGGCGCGGAGATGCTGTATTTGAAGCTTCTGTCCGAGAAAACGCGCGCGGGCATGCTGCTCGTTACGCTTGGGGAGAAGGGGGGCTCCCATCAATTTTTGCTGCTTCGCATATTAAATTCCCGTCCTTCCTGGAGGCTTCGCACGGACGGCCCGGCGCCGTCCTTCAAGATCGCGCTGCATATGACCGTCGGCATCAAGAGCATCTCGGAATCGGTGAAAATCGAAGATGTATCGCAAGCGGCGGAGATGGAGCGAACGATCGAACGTTTTATCGAGAGCGGCCTATCCGATTTTATTGCAAAATGCCAACAGCTGCGCATCGATCCGGCCGGCTTCGGCGATTACGCCCGGACGCATCGACGGCATTGGGACGGCGAAGCGTTCTATGCAGCCTATCCGAAAATGAAAACCGAAGTGCGCGTGAGCGCGAAGCTCGTGCAAAGCGGGACGATCGATTAA
- the kduD gene encoding 2-dehydro-3-deoxy-D-gluconate 5-dehydrogenase KduD: MLFDLTGKTALVTGASGGLGQAMALGLAEAGAKVVAVASSNCDATVAAVREAGGTIEQISANLSELDGLEGVFEKALSFFGSIDILVNNAGTIRRTPAADHAAQDWFDVIDLNLNAVFFLSQLAGRHMIARGSGKIINIASMLTFQGGINVPGYTASKHAVAGVTKALANEWASKGIQVNAIAPGYMTTNNTAPIVADQARYQSITDRIPAGRWGQPEDMKGPVVFLASAASDYLNGHVLCVDGGWLAR; this comes from the coding sequence ATGTTGTTCGACTTAACCGGCAAGACGGCACTCGTCACCGGCGCTTCCGGCGGACTGGGACAGGCGATGGCGCTCGGGCTCGCGGAAGCCGGCGCCAAGGTCGTCGCGGTCGCTTCCTCCAACTGCGATGCGACCGTAGCGGCCGTCCGCGAGGCGGGCGGCACGATCGAGCAGATCTCCGCGAATCTGAGCGAGCTCGATGGGCTGGAAGGCGTATTCGAGAAGGCACTCTCGTTTTTCGGCAGCATCGATATTCTCGTGAACAACGCGGGCACGATCCGGCGCACGCCGGCCGCGGACCATGCGGCCCAGGATTGGTTCGACGTCATCGATCTGAACCTGAACGCCGTCTTTTTCCTCAGCCAGCTGGCCGGCCGCCATATGATCGCGCGTGGCAGCGGCAAGATCATCAATATCGCCTCGATGCTGACGTTCCAGGGCGGAATCAACGTGCCCGGCTACACGGCGAGCAAGCATGCCGTCGCAGGCGTCACCAAGGCGCTCGCCAACGAATGGGCGAGCAAAGGCATCCAGGTCAACGCGATCGCGCCCGGCTACATGACGACCAACAACACGGCGCCGATCGTCGCGGATCAGGCCCGCTACCAATCGATCACCGACCGTATCCCGGCAGGCCGCTGGGGCCAGCCCGAAGACATGAAGGGGCCGGTCGTGTTCCTCGCATCCGCCGCGTCCGACTATCTCAACGGCCATGTGCTGTGCGTGGACGGAGGTTGGCTGGCGCGATGA
- a CDS encoding GerAB/ArcD/ProY family transporter yields the protein MDKTKSDKYTLSAIHLFFLLYVSLVGAGLMDFQRYVAAASEQDTWIAVLAASLFIGLLIWMMFGILARQDARGANLVAVNRRYFGRAIGAVLNLCFVLYFLWGAFATLRFYLQVIEVWIFPEMNQWPLVLCIFGLLYYTVSGGIQTVAGICFWGTLSIFLFVLPQTVLVFPFLHPQNLMPAFDHSAAAIFGSTRLMAQQFLGCVTLMAVYPFIKEGARSAKWAYMSAGAAAFIYIVMLLLSLMFFSPQQLKETVWPTLSIVSIIHVPLMQRLEYVVLNLWLLKMVSNISLGLWAACHSLKQQLRVRPRIALIGALALFTIFFYIDNDPGDTRRMIELYAKTGEFLVFLYVPLVFVISRFSAKSG from the coding sequence TTGGACAAAACGAAAAGCGACAAATACACGCTGTCGGCCATCCATCTGTTTTTCCTGCTCTACGTCAGTCTGGTCGGAGCGGGACTTATGGATTTTCAGCGATACGTGGCGGCCGCGTCGGAGCAGGATACATGGATCGCCGTCTTGGCTGCGTCGCTGTTCATCGGCCTTCTGATCTGGATGATGTTCGGCATTCTCGCGCGTCAGGATGCCCGGGGGGCCAATCTCGTGGCGGTCAACCGACGGTATTTCGGCCGGGCGATTGGCGCGGTCCTCAACCTATGCTTCGTTCTTTATTTTCTATGGGGCGCGTTCGCCACGCTGCGCTTTTATTTGCAGGTGATCGAGGTGTGGATATTCCCGGAAATGAATCAATGGCCGCTCGTGCTCTGCATTTTCGGCTTGCTGTACTATACGGTGTCCGGTGGGATTCAGACGGTTGCGGGCATTTGTTTTTGGGGGACGCTGAGCATCTTTTTGTTCGTGCTGCCGCAGACGGTGCTCGTTTTTCCGTTTTTACATCCGCAAAACCTGATGCCTGCGTTCGATCATAGCGCCGCGGCGATCTTCGGCTCGACCAGGCTGATGGCCCAGCAATTTTTGGGCTGCGTGACGCTGATGGCCGTATATCCGTTCATCAAGGAGGGCGCCAGATCCGCCAAATGGGCCTATATGTCGGCAGGCGCCGCGGCCTTCATTTATATCGTCATGCTGCTGCTCTCGCTCATGTTTTTCAGTCCGCAGCAGCTCAAGGAGACCGTCTGGCCGACGCTGAGCATCGTCTCGATCATTCATGTGCCGCTTATGCAGCGTCTCGAATACGTCGTGCTGAATTTATGGCTGCTCAAGATGGTGTCGAACATATCGCTCGGCCTGTGGGCCGCCTGTCACAGCCTGAAGCAGCAGCTGCGGGTGAGGCCCCGGATCGCGCTGATCGGCGCGCTGGCGCTGTTCACGATTTTTTTCTATATCGACAACGACCCCGGGGATACGAGGAGAATGATTGAATTGTACGCGAAAACCGGAGAATTTCTGGTGTTTTTGTACGTTCCGCTCGTGTTCGTCATTTCGCGTTTCTCGGCGAAGTCAGGTTGA
- a CDS encoding GNAT family N-acetyltransferase, whose translation MNALQPSLALIRDIEASEIEFMMDRMEAIRDRPGNPEGVEIERFGNAVCFYSKTMPWPAFNTVKGLAEADADRIDSIVAFYRDRGRAVQFEAVPALASSNLLRKLTEAGFYPSGIHTSMYVQPERREAVPAYLNSVQASGRGPEQETISIEALREDQLELYAAIHCRGTGLPDAGIPSVAANNQVLHGRPGWQFYLTYVDGVAAGAGVLFTQNNKASFTFAAVLPAYRNRGLHRRLLDARIDEAHRRGCGIAVGQCAYLSQSHRDMDRAGMKLGYVRTTWTRLDG comes from the coding sequence ATGAATGCATTACAGCCCTCGCTTGCGCTCATTCGAGATATCGAGGCTTCTGAGATCGAATTTATGATGGATCGTATGGAGGCCATCCGGGACAGACCCGGCAATCCGGAAGGCGTCGAGATCGAGCGATTTGGAAATGCCGTATGCTTTTACAGCAAGACGATGCCTTGGCCCGCCTTCAACACGGTAAAAGGGCTCGCCGAGGCGGATGCGGACCGGATCGATTCGATCGTCGCTTTCTACCGGGACAGGGGGCGTGCCGTTCAATTCGAAGCGGTGCCTGCCCTGGCGAGCTCGAATTTGCTCCGTAAACTGACGGAGGCGGGATTTTATCCTTCCGGCATTCATACGTCTATGTATGTGCAGCCCGAACGGCGGGAAGCGGTGCCGGCGTATTTGAATTCTGTTCAGGCTTCGGGTCGGGGGCCTGAGCAGGAGACGATCTCGATTGAGGCGCTTCGCGAGGATCAACTGGAGCTGTACGCGGCCATCCATTGCAGAGGGACGGGATTGCCGGACGCGGGAATCCCATCTGTCGCCGCGAACAACCAAGTGCTGCACGGCAGGCCGGGGTGGCAGTTCTATCTCACCTACGTAGACGGCGTGGCCGCCGGCGCCGGCGTTCTTTTTACCCAAAATAATAAAGCTTCGTTCACCTTCGCGGCCGTGCTGCCGGCCTACAGGAACAGAGGGCTCCATCGGCGGCTGCTGGATGCCAGAATCGACGAAGCTCACCGGAGAGGCTGCGGGATTGCCGTGGGTCAATGCGCTTATTTGTCTCAAAGCCATCGGGATATGGACCGGGCCGGGATGAAGCTCGGGTACGTGCGGACGACCTGGACGCGGCTGGACGGTTGA
- the kduI gene encoding 5-dehydro-4-deoxy-D-glucuronate isomerase: MENRYASHPREVKAFDTARLREEFLIEEMFKPDQLTLTYTHVDRFIVGGALPVNGSVKLEADAKAIGAATFLERREIGIINVGGAGTVTVDGETYAMASKDCLYIGLGAKEVLFASDDGAQTAKFYLNSTPAHKTYPTVKAAISEASPNHLGSLTNSNERTIYRYIHTGGIQSCQLVMGMTLLKDGSMWNTMPCHTHNRRSEVYFYFDMPEDGVVFHLMGEPQETRHLAVRNEQSVISPSWSIHSGVGTSSYTFIWGMAGENQIFEDMDAVAMKDIK; this comes from the coding sequence ATGGAAAACCGTTATGCATCTCATCCCCGCGAAGTGAAGGCATTCGACACCGCGCGCCTGCGCGAGGAGTTCCTGATCGAAGAGATGTTCAAGCCGGACCAGCTGACGCTGACTTACACGCATGTCGACCGCTTTATCGTCGGCGGGGCGCTGCCGGTGAACGGCTCCGTCAAGCTTGAGGCGGATGCCAAAGCGATCGGCGCCGCTACCTTCCTGGAACGCCGCGAGATCGGTATCATCAATGTCGGCGGCGCGGGCACGGTAACGGTCGACGGCGAAACGTATGCGATGGCGAGCAAGGATTGCCTTTACATCGGCCTCGGAGCCAAGGAAGTGCTGTTCGCGAGCGACGACGGCGCGCAGACGGCCAAGTTCTACTTGAACTCGACGCCCGCCCACAAGACGTACCCGACGGTGAAGGCCGCGATCAGCGAGGCGTCGCCAAACCACCTGGGCAGCCTGACCAACTCCAACGAGCGCACGATTTACCGCTACATCCACACCGGCGGCATCCAGAGCTGTCAGCTGGTCATGGGCATGACGCTGCTGAAGGACGGCAGCATGTGGAACACGATGCCCTGCCACACGCACAACCGCCGCTCCGAGGTTTACTTCTACTTCGACATGCCGGAAGACGGCGTCGTCTTCCACCTGATGGGCGAGCCGCAGGAGACGCGCCACCTGGCCGTACGCAACGAGCAAAGCGTCATCTCGCCGAGCTGGTCGATCCACAGCGGCGTCGGCACGAGCAGCTACACGTTCATCTGGGGCATGGCCGGCGAGAATCAAATTTTCGAGGATATGGATGCAGTCGCGATGAAAGATATAAAATAG
- a CDS encoding family 20 glycosylhydrolase — protein sequence MIEENMLLVPHPQQLLYTEGEYALPREGRIRLPSAAGERMTDIAKRAQRLVRELAGSALSIVCDGVSAADCLRFEREDRLPPEGYHLEIGRDGMSIVYKDEAGAFHAVSTLKQILWARRDEASLPCLRISDYPDFAARGIMLDISRDRIPTLATLYRVVDLMADLKLNQLQLYIEGFSYAYPSFPDVWEAGTPIAPEEIRQLSRYCADRFIDLVPNQNSFGHMTPWLIRDEFNALAECPDGCEAPWGRYHPTTFNPVDPAVFGFLERTFDDLLPAFSSDYFNVGCDETFELGQGQSQAECERRGKGIVYLDYLLNLNALVGKKGKKMMFWAEIIAAYPELIERLPKDLIALEWGYSADDPDPAHCETLMKHGIPYYVCPGTSSWNTIGGLTDNMKSNLRNAALRGKQFGAIGFLNTDWGSPHHWHHLPISYPGFVYGAALSWSVDRNIDADIAAYLDRFVFLDRNNRLGQFALDLGNYYLQEQKTNFDGSGTFRTLYYHQLTDTNRDLDRLALPDLTRSDFKRVAAYVSALREELAAAAPACDDAALVIAEYENAVALILHGTELGLYKHAAPDDTAARKARLSAMLRELAHIKSDYERIWLSRNRPGGMKESLVPLDRLAGEYQEALKGLELA from the coding sequence ATGATAGAGGAGAACATGCTGTTGGTCCCCCATCCGCAGCAATTGCTATATACGGAAGGGGAATACGCGTTGCCGCGGGAAGGCCGCATTCGGCTGCCGTCGGCGGCGGGCGAGAGAATGACGGATATCGCGAAGCGAGCGCAGCGCCTTGTCCGAGAGCTTGCAGGCAGCGCGTTGTCCATCGTATGCGATGGCGTGTCGGCGGCGGACTGCTTGCGTTTCGAGCGGGAGGACAGACTTCCGCCGGAAGGCTATCACCTGGAGATCGGAAGGGACGGGATGTCGATCGTCTATAAGGACGAAGCCGGCGCGTTCCATGCCGTCAGCACGCTGAAGCAGATCCTCTGGGCGCGCAGGGACGAGGCGTCGCTGCCGTGCCTTCGCATTTCCGATTATCCGGACTTCGCAGCTCGCGGCATCATGCTCGACATCAGCAGAGACCGCATCCCGACGCTTGCGACGCTGTATCGCGTCGTCGACCTGATGGCGGACCTCAAGCTGAACCAGCTGCAGCTTTATATCGAAGGGTTCTCGTACGCGTATCCGTCCTTTCCCGACGTATGGGAGGCGGGCACGCCGATCGCCCCCGAGGAGATCAGGCAGCTGAGCCGGTACTGCGCGGACCGGTTCATCGATCTCGTGCCGAATCAGAACAGCTTCGGGCATATGACGCCCTGGCTGATCCGCGATGAATTCAACGCGCTCGCCGAATGCCCGGACGGCTGCGAGGCGCCGTGGGGGCGGTATCACCCGACGACCTTTAATCCGGTCGATCCCGCCGTATTCGGCTTTCTCGAGCGCACGTTCGACGACCTGCTGCCCGCTTTTTCCTCCGACTACTTTAACGTAGGCTGCGACGAAACGTTCGAATTGGGTCAAGGGCAGAGCCAGGCCGAATGCGAGCGGCGGGGCAAAGGCATCGTTTACTTGGATTATTTGTTGAACCTGAATGCGCTGGTCGGCAAAAAGGGCAAGAAAATGATGTTCTGGGCGGAAATCATCGCGGCCTATCCGGAGCTGATCGAACGGCTGCCCAAAGACCTCATCGCGCTGGAGTGGGGCTACTCGGCGGACGATCCCGATCCCGCGCATTGCGAAACACTGATGAAGCACGGCATTCCGTATTACGTGTGTCCGGGCACCTCGAGCTGGAACACGATCGGCGGCCTGACGGACAACATGAAGTCGAATCTGCGCAATGCCGCCTTGCGGGGCAAGCAGTTCGGCGCGATCGGGTTTCTGAACACGGATTGGGGCTCGCCGCATCATTGGCATCATCTGCCGATCAGCTATCCCGGGTTCGTCTACGGCGCGGCGCTGAGCTGGAGCGTGGACCGGAATATCGACGCGGATATCGCCGCCTACCTCGACCGGTTCGTTTTCCTCGATCGCAACAACCGGCTGGGGCAGTTCGCGCTTGATCTCGGCAACTATTACTTGCAGGAGCAGAAGACGAACTTCGACGGGAGCGGCACTTTCAGAACGTTGTATTACCACCAGCTTACCGACACGAACCGGGATCTGGACCGGCTAGCGCTCCCGGATCTGACACGATCGGACTTCAAGCGCGTAGCGGCGTACGTGAGCGCGCTGCGGGAGGAGCTTGCGGCGGCGGCGCCGGCATGCGACGATGCGGCGCTCGTCATCGCCGAGTACGAGAATGCGGTCGCGCTGATCCTGCATGGCACCGAGCTCGGCCTGTACAAGCACGCGGCACCGGACGATACGGCGGCGCGCAAGGCGCGGCTCTCCGCCATGCTGCGGGAGCTTGCGCATATCAAGAGCGATTACGAACGGATATGGCTGAGCCGCAATCGGCCGGGCGGGATGAAGGAAAGTCTCGTGCCGCTCGACAGGCTTGCGGGCGAATACCAAGAAGCGTTGAAGGGATTGGAACTGGCATGA